The Candidatus Dependentiae bacterium genome includes a window with the following:
- a CDS encoding ABC transporter ATP-binding protein — MPRTKSPIIHVDFEKPWWHIIWLQKWRVFIISAGEACINIFDTVSPIILGWVFTAKRYDYFAYFSIAWLGSIVFQDFVRKLNSTLQLRCIHSVHFNAHQFLLQVDPMYHAHRETGAVLGKIDRASRAYENFLDSVLIDILGYSAGIVTALISLMYESVWLGFVLLGLLAIILAFNLGLSRYFIIPRERTLIDADDAVKAMGQENLSQINLIRSYFASNEINHQLKQTDIKLFGQERSLWNANITMWSIIKIMYLFTVFLLGTYILGNIHHGNLTAVDGIALMVMYIQGTYGIISLERPIRTMTRSLTRIKDLFAFLPTFGKQSYPVLQESDEEMIPPVASTSTISVVANDISFSYTDQNSIFDHHNLSLFVNSEQISKLYGVIGPSGVGKSTLISILGGQLNPLTGSVLIDGIDIYAIDDYMRRSLIAMQGQIASSLRGSLRYNLLFGLPEEKLNTYTDEYLIDILGRVGLWTIFESKNGLDTLIGEGGLTISGGQRQRLNFASLYLRANAYKPALILIDEPTSSLDEVSEQAITAMILELAYNALTIVIAHRIKTIEKAVGILDFSLIAQEKDLIFYSHDELIKRSVYYQQLMGGTATLE, encoded by the coding sequence ATGCCGCGCACAAAATCGCCAATTATCCATGTGGACTTTGAAAAACCATGGTGGCACATTATTTGGCTCCAAAAATGGCGCGTCTTTATTATCTCTGCTGGCGAGGCGTGTATAAACATTTTCGACACCGTAAGCCCAATTATTTTGGGATGGGTATTTACAGCCAAGCGCTATGATTATTTCGCTTATTTTTCGATAGCATGGCTCGGCTCGATAGTTTTTCAGGATTTCGTTCGTAAATTGAACTCGACGCTGCAATTGCGCTGTATTCACAGCGTCCATTTTAATGCGCATCAGTTTCTTTTGCAGGTGGACCCAATGTATCACGCTCACCGTGAAACGGGTGCGGTTTTAGGAAAAATTGATCGAGCTTCCCGTGCCTATGAAAACTTTCTTGATTCGGTGCTTATCGACATTTTGGGATATAGCGCTGGCATCGTTACCGCTCTTATATCGTTAATGTATGAAAGCGTATGGCTCGGCTTTGTGCTTTTGGGTTTATTAGCAATAATTCTCGCATTTAATTTGGGGCTTTCTCGCTATTTTATTATTCCGCGTGAACGAACACTCATTGATGCTGATGATGCGGTTAAAGCCATGGGCCAAGAAAATTTGTCGCAGATCAACCTTATACGCTCATATTTTGCCAGCAATGAAATTAATCATCAGCTCAAGCAGACCGACATAAAACTTTTTGGCCAAGAACGCAGCCTCTGGAATGCAAATATCACGATGTGGTCCATCATTAAAATTATGTATTTATTTACCGTTTTTTTGCTGGGCACCTATATTCTTGGAAATATTCACCATGGTAATTTAACTGCCGTTGATGGTATTGCCTTGATGGTGATGTATATTCAAGGCACCTATGGCATCATCAGCCTCGAGCGCCCAATTCGCACGATGACTCGTTCTCTTACTCGCATAAAAGATCTTTTTGCTTTCTTGCCAACCTTTGGCAAACAAAGTTATCCGGTTCTTCAAGAATCTGATGAAGAAATGATTCCGCCAGTTGCATCAACTTCTACTATTTCGGTCGTAGCCAACGATATTTCATTTTCCTATACCGATCAAAACAGTATCTTTGATCATCACAACTTATCGCTCTTTGTTAATTCAGAACAAATCTCAAAACTTTATGGCGTTATTGGCCCTTCAGGCGTTGGCAAGAGTACGCTGATTTCGATTTTAGGAGGGCAACTTAACCCGCTTACCGGCAGCGTGCTTATCGATGGCATTGATATTTATGCGATCGATGATTATATGCGCCGTTCCCTTATTGCAATGCAAGGGCAAATAGCTTCTAGCTTACGCGGCTCACTTCGCTATAATTTACTCTTTGGGCTGCCAGAAGAAAAACTGAATACATATACCGATGAGTATTTAATTGATATTTTGGGCCGTGTCGGCTTATGGACTATTTTCGAATCAAAGAATGGGCTCGATACGCTCATTGGCGAAGGCGGGCTCACTATTTCTGGCGGCCAACGACAACGGTTGAATTTTGCCAGCCTTTATTTGCGTGCAAACGCCTATAAACCAGCGTTAATTTTAATCGATGAGCCAACAAGTAGCCTTGATGAAGTAAGCGAACAAGCGATCACTGCAATGATTTTGGAACTTGCGTATAACGCACTCACCATTGTTATTGCGCACCGTATAAAAACAATCGAAAAAGCGGTCGGGATTTTAGATTTTTCATTAATTGCACAAGAAAAAGATCTCATTTTTTATTCACACGATGAATTGATTAAGCGTTCTGTTTATTATCAGCAACTTATGGGCGGTACCGCGACGCTCGAATAA
- the priA gene encoding primosomal protein N' translates to MFAQVRLLNGFHESLWYEVPHELKELTVGMIVSVPLRARVLPALIQKISSTRPNVSWQLRSIEGIEKVPEDVHYQKFINQLADYYQLSPLYFAQRLRSFLTQKEHEIELAVANSNLPEAKIVTLTDEQEYAVNQVTKKIDGQSYSPFLLHGLTGSGKTEVYKKALQHAINNKKSALVLLPEVSLAVQFTQLFRVAMPECTIFGFHSAVGIKEKRALWQALVQGAPLIIIGVHLPVMLPIKNLGIIVVDEEHEVGYQEKKHPRINSKEAALVRAQTACIPIILGSATPSISSLYAVQQKGWQLLELKNRYAGSLPRIEVVQFDKNKKRPNFWVSKELFNAITDRLLKKEQTILFLNRRGHSFFVQCTKCGEIERCTHCSVTLTLHDHEQLLCHYCGLKKQMPPACVGCGADKTSFLKKGIGTQQLVSVIQSLFPSAHIERADVDATVNKKKWQQTLKSFHDGAIDILIGTQTITKGYHFPKVTLVGVIWADLNLHFPMFNAAETTLQQLIQVAGRAGRASHDSLVIVQTMSEHPIFSFLNETDYIKFYETEMITRQEIEYPPYARFVEIELKHTDEAIVEREAQQLVQQLNAKSQSTSLAVRVLGPARPLVHKVNNLCSRKMYCKASTMLAIQRLFQSIDENSYQSSIYFTPHPLS, encoded by the coding sequence ATGTTTGCACAGGTACGTTTACTCAATGGATTTCACGAATCGTTATGGTACGAAGTACCGCATGAGTTAAAAGAGCTCACCGTTGGTATGATTGTAAGCGTTCCATTGCGTGCGCGTGTGCTGCCTGCATTGATTCAAAAGATTTCGAGCACGCGGCCGAATGTTTCTTGGCAATTACGCTCAATCGAAGGGATTGAAAAAGTTCCTGAAGATGTGCATTATCAAAAATTTATTAATCAACTTGCGGATTACTATCAACTTTCGCCTCTCTATTTTGCGCAACGTTTACGTTCGTTTTTAACGCAAAAAGAGCATGAAATTGAATTAGCGGTAGCTAATTCAAACCTGCCAGAAGCGAAAATAGTAACATTGACCGATGAGCAGGAGTATGCAGTGAATCAAGTAACAAAAAAGATTGATGGGCAATCGTACTCACCATTTTTACTTCATGGATTAACAGGATCTGGAAAAACGGAAGTATATAAAAAAGCGCTGCAGCACGCGATTAACAATAAAAAGTCAGCGCTGGTTTTATTACCAGAAGTTTCATTGGCAGTACAATTTACGCAGCTTTTTCGCGTAGCGATGCCCGAGTGCACGATTTTTGGATTTCACAGCGCAGTGGGTATAAAAGAAAAGCGAGCGTTATGGCAAGCGCTTGTGCAGGGTGCGCCGCTCATTATTATCGGAGTGCATTTGCCCGTAATGCTGCCGATTAAAAATTTAGGCATAATTGTTGTTGATGAAGAACATGAAGTTGGTTATCAAGAAAAAAAACATCCGCGTATTAACAGCAAAGAAGCAGCTCTCGTGCGTGCACAAACCGCATGTATTCCTATAATTCTGGGGTCGGCCACCCCTTCAATCTCTTCGCTGTACGCTGTGCAGCAAAAAGGCTGGCAACTTCTTGAATTAAAAAATAGATATGCGGGATCTCTTCCTCGCATTGAAGTGGTTCAATTTGATAAAAATAAAAAAAGGCCAAATTTTTGGGTAAGCAAAGAGCTCTTTAATGCAATAACCGATAGACTTTTGAAAAAAGAGCAGACGATTTTATTTTTAAATCGACGCGGGCATAGTTTTTTCGTGCAATGCACAAAATGCGGCGAGATTGAGCGATGTACACACTGCTCAGTTACCCTTACGCTGCACGATCATGAACAATTATTATGCCATTATTGTGGCTTGAAAAAGCAAATGCCTCCAGCGTGTGTAGGATGTGGTGCCGATAAAACCTCTTTTTTGAAAAAAGGGATCGGTACGCAACAGCTCGTTTCTGTTATTCAATCTCTTTTTCCATCGGCGCATATTGAACGGGCCGACGTTGATGCCACCGTGAATAAAAAAAAGTGGCAGCAAACATTAAAATCGTTTCACGATGGGGCGATCGATATTTTGATAGGGACGCAGACGATCACTAAAGGGTATCATTTTCCAAAGGTGACCCTGGTTGGCGTTATTTGGGCCGATTTGAATTTACATTTTCCTATGTTTAACGCTGCAGAAACAACGCTACAGCAATTAATTCAAGTGGCGGGCAGGGCAGGCAGAGCGAGCCATGATAGTTTAGTTATTGTGCAAACCATGAGCGAGCATCCGATCTTTTCGTTTCTGAATGAAACCGATTATATAAAATTTTATGAAACCGAAATGATAACGCGCCAAGAAATCGAATATCCGCCTTATGCGCGCTTTGTAGAGATTGAACTTAAGCATACGGATGAAGCAATTGTGGAACGAGAAGCACAGCAACTTGTGCAACAACTTAATGCCAAATCACAATCAACTTCTTTAGCTGTGCGCGTTTTGGGCCCAGCGCGGCCATTGGTTCATAAAGTGAATAATTTATGTAGCAGAAAAATGTATTGCAAGGCATCAACAATGCTTGCAATACAGCGTCTTTTTCAATCAATTGATGAAAATAGCTATCAAAGCAGTATCTATTTTACTCCGCATCCGTTGAGTTAA
- the orn gene encoding oligoribonuclease, translating to MNKAITKRDDYLVWIDLEMTGLEIEYDVILEIATIITDGNLNLIAHGPHLVIHQPDSILDHMNEWCKKTHGVSGLTRASQESTITTEQAEAETLEFVKLFCKPNSARLAGNSVWQDRIFLQKYMPILLNYFNYRLIDVSSIKEVIKRWYPANEKINFQKADNHRALEDIEQSIKELQHYRTHFFIPSL from the coding sequence ATGAATAAAGCTATCACAAAAAGAGATGATTATTTAGTCTGGATCGATTTGGAAATGACAGGATTGGAAATCGAATACGATGTTATTCTTGAAATTGCGACAATTATCACCGATGGTAATCTCAATTTAATTGCACACGGTCCCCATCTTGTAATTCATCAGCCCGATTCGATTCTTGATCATATGAACGAATGGTGCAAAAAAACACACGGCGTTTCAGGATTAACGCGCGCGAGTCAAGAATCCACTATTACAACCGAACAAGCTGAAGCAGAAACGCTCGAATTTGTAAAACTTTTCTGCAAACCAAATAGTGCACGCTTAGCCGGCAATTCCGTATGGCAAGATCGCATATTTTTGCAAAAATACATGCCAATACTTCTCAATTATTTTAATTATCGCTTAATTGATGTTTCATCAATCAAAGAAGTAATCAAACGTTGGTACCCAGCAAATGAAAAAATTAATTTTCAAAAAGCTGATAATCATCGAGCTCTGGAAGATATTGAGCAATCAATAAAAGAGTTACAACATTATCGCACCCACTTTTTTATTCCATCTCTTTAG
- a CDS encoding ATP-grasp domain-containing protein, protein MDKIRIGVLMGGKSLEREVSFNSGRTVCDHLDTFNFEVVPLYQNITGKLFILPLRFLHRGKTTDFEHRLDAEAQAVSWDDLKNFVDAVYIAQHGRYAEDGTMQGFLEVLGIPYVGSKVFASALGMDKIMQKKILNASGVMVPRCVAISAHELHQKLDVQTLLSDMEKEKIIFPCVVKPAKEGSSFGITVVHSPDDLLAAIKKAAHCDNGLIQSVIIDEKITGMEFTTIIITDNDGNLVPLSVTEVVPNPALEYFDYEQKYMPGKSVLFTPARCTQEVLEKIQEACCKVMRVLEFKNSARIDGILAPDGSIFIIDPNTFSGASPSSFMFKQAAERNMSHTQLINHLIETELRAYGKLSKRADLEKRMGKMEGDSKKSSEKKIRVAVLMGGASNEKEISLESGRNVFYKLSPHNYDAIPVFVNHQLELFILDQKLLVSSSTGEIEKNVDRAQKISWASLPEHADFVFIGLHGGAGENGSVQGTLEMLGLPYNGSSVLASALCMDKWKTNSFLRSEGFEVPRGLLLEKTSWENDQKRIKKDLAEQVGAFPYIVKPHDDGCSVMVSKVNNDDELERAMQTIFNQGKTAALIEELVVGMELTVGVLGNHEPQALPPSQAVVAGSILSIEEKFLPGAGENQTPALLPKATLEYVQRVIEKVFSAVGCRGYARIDCFYQTAEQSATGKERVVILEINTLPGLTPATCIFHQAAELGMRPMDFINQIVQLGLQAHEEQFVGVLEKTLESATAK, encoded by the coding sequence ATGGATAAAATACGTATTGGCGTGCTTATGGGGGGCAAATCGCTCGAACGCGAAGTTTCATTCAACTCGGGGCGCACCGTTTGCGATCATCTTGATACATTCAATTTCGAAGTTGTTCCGCTTTATCAGAATATTACAGGTAAACTTTTTATTTTGCCGCTGCGTTTTTTGCATCGTGGTAAAACAACCGATTTTGAGCATCGGCTTGATGCGGAAGCGCAAGCGGTCAGCTGGGACGATCTTAAAAACTTTGTTGATGCAGTATATATAGCGCAGCATGGGCGCTATGCAGAAGATGGCACCATGCAGGGATTTCTTGAAGTACTTGGCATCCCATACGTTGGCAGCAAAGTTTTTGCAAGTGCTTTGGGGATGGATAAAATCATGCAAAAAAAAATACTCAATGCGAGCGGGGTTATGGTTCCGCGCTGCGTAGCGATAAGCGCGCATGAGCTACATCAAAAATTAGATGTACAAACTCTTCTTTCTGATATGGAAAAAGAAAAAATAATTTTCCCTTGCGTTGTAAAGCCGGCTAAAGAAGGTTCGAGCTTTGGTATTACCGTAGTACATTCTCCCGATGATTTGCTTGCGGCTATAAAAAAAGCGGCTCATTGCGACAACGGATTGATCCAATCTGTTATTATCGATGAAAAAATAACTGGTATGGAATTTACTACTATTATTATTACCGATAATGATGGCAATCTTGTTCCACTTTCTGTAACTGAGGTGGTGCCAAACCCTGCGCTCGAATATTTTGATTATGAACAAAAATATATGCCTGGAAAATCGGTGCTTTTTACACCTGCGCGTTGTACGCAAGAAGTTTTGGAAAAAATCCAAGAAGCGTGCTGCAAAGTAATGCGTGTGCTCGAATTTAAAAACAGCGCACGTATCGATGGAATTTTAGCGCCCGATGGTTCCATCTTTATTATTGATCCAAATACTTTTAGCGGTGCGAGCCCTTCAAGTTTTATGTTTAAACAAGCCGCGGAACGCAATATGAGCCACACGCAGCTTATTAATCATTTAATTGAAACTGAGCTACGTGCATATGGTAAACTAAGTAAGAGAGCCGATCTTGAAAAACGAATGGGAAAAATGGAAGGCGATTCAAAAAAGAGTTCTGAAAAAAAAATACGGGTTGCTGTTTTAATGGGAGGGGCATCTAATGAAAAAGAAATTTCCCTTGAATCTGGCCGAAACGTATTTTATAAATTATCGCCGCATAACTATGATGCAATTCCTGTTTTTGTAAATCATCAGCTAGAGCTTTTTATTCTTGATCAAAAACTTTTGGTTTCAAGTTCAACTGGCGAGATAGAAAAAAATGTAGACCGTGCGCAAAAAATTTCTTGGGCGTCATTGCCCGAGCATGCAGATTTTGTATTTATCGGGCTGCATGGCGGCGCAGGAGAAAATGGCTCCGTTCAGGGAACGCTTGAAATGTTGGGACTTCCGTATAATGGTTCTTCAGTTCTTGCCAGTGCGTTGTGCATGGATAAGTGGAAAACGAATTCGTTCTTACGATCAGAGGGATTTGAAGTACCTCGCGGTTTGCTGCTTGAAAAAACTTCATGGGAAAATGATCAAAAGCGCATAAAAAAAGATCTCGCTGAGCAGGTCGGCGCATTTCCGTATATTGTAAAGCCGCATGATGATGGTTGCAGCGTTATGGTTAGCAAAGTGAATAACGATGATGAACTTGAGCGAGCAATGCAAACAATTTTTAATCAAGGCAAAACTGCAGCGCTCATTGAAGAATTAGTTGTCGGGATGGAATTGACCGTTGGTGTGCTTGGTAATCATGAACCTCAAGCATTGCCACCAAGCCAAGCGGTAGTTGCCGGATCAATTTTATCAATAGAGGAAAAATTTTTACCCGGAGCTGGAGAAAATCAAACTCCTGCATTACTGCCAAAAGCGACATTAGAATATGTTCAGCGCGTTATAGAAAAAGTTTTTTCTGCAGTTGGTTGTAGAGGATATGCGCGCATTGATTGTTTTTATCAAACGGCCGAGCAGAGCGCAACGGGAAAAGAGCGAGTGGTTATTTTAGAAATTAATACGCTGCCTGGCCTGACGCCGGCCACATGTATTTTTCATCAAGCGGCGGAACTTGGCATGAGGCCGATGGATTTTATTAATCAAATTGTTCAGCTCGGCTTGCAAGCTCATGAAGAACAATTTGTCGGTGTTTTGGAAAAAACATTAGAAAGTGCAACGGCAAAATAA
- a CDS encoding YraN family protein codes for MFIDSEQNSRKIIGQLGEDAAVQHLLSNNYTIVARNFRKKGGEIDIIAQKKDLIVFVEVKTRTSNYFALSEIIVPSKQRKIIITAHSYILENKLRDYILRFDIALVHQVGEKFKIDYIENAFQPNDN; via the coding sequence ATGTTCATCGATTCTGAGCAAAATTCAAGAAAAATAATTGGGCAGCTTGGTGAAGATGCCGCTGTTCAGCACCTTTTATCAAATAATTATACAATAGTTGCGCGCAATTTTAGAAAAAAGGGTGGCGAAATAGATATCATCGCTCAAAAAAAAGATTTGATTGTATTTGTTGAAGTTAAAACGCGCACCTCAAATTATTTTGCCCTTTCAGAAATTATTGTTCCTTCAAAGCAGCGAAAAATTATTATAACTGCGCATTCATATATTCTTGAAAACAAACTACGTGATTACATACTTCGCTTCGATATAGCACTTGTGCATCAAGTAGGCGAAAAATTTAAAATCGATTACATCGAAAACGCTTTCCAACCAAATGACAATTAA